From the genome of Pseudarthrobacter sp. NIBRBAC000502772:
CTAGCCGAGACTCCTGCCTCACTTGTGCTGTAATCCGCGTCATAGTCGGTCATGACACGAAGAGTTAACCAATTCAAGTCGCGCGATTTAACAGGATCTTGGCAGGATGCCTAGTGACAGATCGCATTACGCAAGGGGAATCATGGCCAAGTCCATCGCAGATAACACCGACCTCCGGCTCAAGACCGTGCTGCACGTCCTGACGGAAGGCGTCTGGTCCGGCGGATCACTCAATGCCGGCGAGGTTCTGGCGGAAGCCACCGCGCGCGTGCCGTTCAGTGATCACGAGGCCACGCTGCTCAGCGGCGGCATTCCGCGTGGACACAAGACGCTCACGTCCGCCACGGCCAAGCTGGTCAAGGCCGGCTGGCTGGTCAAGGGCCGTTCCGGCTGGACCATCACCGATGACGGCATGCGCGCCACGGTAGCGTTCCCCGATGCGGATTCCTTCGCCACAGCGCTCGACGCCGGCACTCCGGTTCCTGCCGACGTCGCCATTCCGCCGGCGCCGGCACCCGCAGCGGCAGCGGCACCGGCAGCCAAGGCGGCTCCCGCCAAGAAGGCCCCGGCAAAGCGGACTCCCGCGAAGAAGGCCGCCGACGCCGTCGGGAAGGCCGCGAAGGCAATCGAGGACGCCGTGGAGCCCGTGGTCAAGGCGGTCCGCTCGCGCAAGGCAGCGCCCACGGCAGCGGCTAAGGCTGCCACCAAGGCTGCGCCCAAGGCAAAGGCCGAAGCGCCCGCTGTGGAGACTTTCCCGCAGCCCGGGGCCGTGGCGGTTGCCGGCGACTTCAACACCATCCTGGGCGCGCCGGAAAACTGGGCCCCGCAGTACGACGAGGCCCAGCTGACGCTCGATGCCCTGGACCAGCTGTGGAAGATCAGCGCCGACCTGCCCGCCGGCTCGTACACGTTCAAGATCGCCCTGAACCGCTCGTGGGATGAGAACTACGGCGCGTTCGGCACGTTTGATGGCCCCAACCACGAACTGCACCACGACGGCGGCACGGTCACCATCCGCTACGACCACCGCACGCGGGACATCACCATCAACTGACCGGGCCCCTCGCCTGCTGAGTTTTCGTCCAGATAACGGCATCTGCGGGCGGATTTAGGGTCAGTATCTGGACAAAAACTCCGGAGTGAAGCAGTGTGGAAACCGGTCGTCCTGGCCGGTTTCCACAGCACTGTTTCCCACAAAGGAGATGTAAAAGTGACCCTACCTTCAGGCCTTACCTCGGGCGTCTGGACGCTGGACATGTCGCACAGCGAGATCGGCTTCACTGTCCGGCACGCGGGCATCAGCAAGGTCCGCGGACGTTTCACGGACGCCTCGGCCGAAGCCCGCGTTGGCTCATCCCTCGCCGACGCTTCGCTTCACGCCACGGTCAAAACGGCCAGCTTCGATTCCGGCGACGCCAACCGCGACGGGCACGTCAAGGGCGCGGACTTCTTCGATGTGGAGGAGTACCCCGAGATGACGTTCCGGGCCACCGCGGTGGAGGGCGACGGCGAGGATTACACGCTCACGGGCGATCTCACCATCCGCGGAATCACCAAGCCGGTGGAGCTGGAGGTCGAGTTCACCGGGGTAGCTGTGGACCCCTTTGGTGCCACCCGCGCAGGATTCTCCGCGGAGTGCGAGATCAGCCGCAAGGAGTTCGGCCTGACCTGGAACGCCGCACTGGAAGCCGGCGGCCTGCTGGTCAGCGACAAGGTGAAGATCAACGTCGAAGCTGCGCTGGTTAAGCAGTCCTGACTGCCATGAGTTTTTCCTGGCGCCGCGATGACTCCGGCCGGGACAACCCTGGCCGGGATAATCTGCGCCGGGATAACGGCGATATCCGGCTCTCTGCCCGCGTCTTTGGCGTGGTGCAGGGGGTCGGATTCCGTTTCTGGACGATGGGCAAGGCCGACGAACTGGCCCTCAAGGGTGTGGTGAGGAATCTCGACGACGGCTCGGTGTCCATCGTGGCTGAGGGGCCTGAGCAGCAGATCCAAAAGCTCCTGGACTGGCTGAGGTCGGAGAAAGCCCCCGGCCGGGTGGAACGCGTGGAGGAGTCCATCTCCGCGGCCGATGGATCGTTCCGCGATTTCAGGGCCCGCTGAGAGGGCCCCGCTGACAGGCTCCCCGCCAGCCCCTGCCCGGGGGCTATGCGGAGGTTGGTGACGTTTTCTTCGGCGCCGCCTGGGGTGTTGCGCGGCTGTGAGTAAGCACACTGTGGATACCCGCGCTTAGGCCGATAAAAGCGCCAAGTTCCTCGAGGCCGGCCGGTTTGGCCGGCATGTAATTCGTGAGCTCGGGGGAGCGGATGATCACGGCCCGCCACTGGCCCCGCGACACGGCCACGTTGATCCGGTTCCGGTTCAGCAGGAATTCGGCCCCGCGCGGAGCCTCGGCAACCGCGGAGCAGGCCATGGACACCAGGACCACCGGCGCCTCCTGGCCCTGGAACTTGTCCACCGTGCCCACCCGGACACCCGGCAGCCCGGCGTCGTGCAGGGCCTGCCGGATCAGCTGGACCTGGGCGTTGTAGGCGGCCACCGCCAGGATGTCTTCCGGGGTCAGCGGCCTGGCCGGCTTGTCGTCGCCGGGAAGCCATTTCAGCCCGATGTGCCGCTGGGCCTGACGGACCACCTCGGCAGCTTCCTCGGCGGAGGACTTCGTGTTCCCGCTGTGGTCCACAAAGACTGTTTCCACCCCGGCCGGCAGTTCCGCGAGGCTGCGGAGGGATGCCGCAGGCGCAGCCTCGAGTTTTCCGTCGTAGCTGAGGACGGACACGGCCCGGCACAGGTCGGGGTGCATGCGCCAACTGTCCGCCAGGAAGTAGCCCAGTTCGCCGGGGAGGGTGGCGTGCCCGGCAGCGAGCCAGCCCAGGGCAGACTCGTCCACGGGCTCCGGGTGCGAGCCCTGTGTGACCTGCGGCAGCTGCTGCGGGTCACCGAGGAGCAGGAGCCGCTTGGCGGCGCGGGCCACGGCCACGGTGTTGGCAAGCGAGAACTGGCCCGCCTCGTCAATGACCAACAGGTCCAAGGATCCGGCGGGGACGGACCTGCCCGTCATGGTCCAGGCGGTGCCGCCCACCAGGCAGCCGCCGGGGGAGGCGAGCAGCGCGGCGACGTCGTCGTCTGAGGTGCGGTGCCACAGCACGGGGTGCGGGGCGGCCAGCTTCTTCGCCACCCGCGCCGGATCCACACCGGCGGTTTCGATCGCGGTGCACAGCATGTTCTCCACCACTGCGTGGGACTGCCCCACCACCCCGATTTTCCAGCCCTGCTCCACCAGCCGGGCGATGACATGCGAGCCGACGTAGGTCTTGCCGGTCCCGGGAGGGCCCTGCACGGCAAGGTACGAATGATCGAGGTCCAGCAGCGTGGCGGTGATCGCCGTGGCGTAGTCGGCTGCGCCAGCGACGTCCTTGCCGACGGCGGCGGGACCCGGCATCGACTGGAAGCGCGGCGGCAGCTTGCGCAGGATGTCGACCCCGGGGTGTTCCGGAAGGACGGGGACCGAGGCGCCGACCCTCTGGGCCAGCTCGGCCAGCGCGGCTTCGATGCTGGCGGTGCGGATGGGCTGGTCCTCGGTGAGCGCCACCGGAATGTGCGGGTAGGCGGGGACCTTTCCGGTTTCCCGTTCTTCGATGGTGATCATGGTCTGGCCGGCCACCCGCGGGTGGTCCTCCACAGCGGTCACCAGCGTGCCAAAGGTGAAGCCGCGGCCCGTGGTGGTTCCCAGCGGATCGTCCAGGCCATCAGGGACCGGGGAGTCGTAGAGCCGGCACCAGGTGCTCCCGGGTTTGAACTCCGACCCTTCGCTCATGACTCCGGTCAGCCTCAGCGTGCGGGTGCGCATCCGGGCCGTGGGCTTTGCGAGCTCCCAGTCGGTCAGTATTTCCGCGGTATCCACCACAAACACGTTGCGGTGCTCGGACCAGTGGTCGATCTCGGACTCGGCGCGGTCGAAGTGTTCCCACCAGAACTGCTTGCGCTCGCGGCGGTGGTATCCGGTGGCGGCGGCCACCATGGCGATGGCCCGTTCGTCGTTGGTCCACGGCCGGTTGTCCGGGAGGCCGGCCAGGTAGGCCTGCAGGCGGCGCTCCTCCGGTGTTGGTTCGGGTTCCGGAATTGGTGGCGGGGCAGCAGCTGCGGACGGCGCCGGCCGCCCGCCGTCGTCGGCTGTTCCGGTTGACGGCGCGCGTGAGGCAGACGTCCCGCGCAGGCCAAGCAGCCAGTCGCGGAGGCGGAGGGTGGAGAGGCAGTCGTACTCGTTGTAGTCGGAGATGGAGGCCAGGATGTGGGCGGCCGTGGCGGCGTCGCCGTCGTCCCGGGCGGCGCAGTAACCGGCATATGCCACTACCGAGGCTCCGGCGTCCTTCACGTCCCCGGAGCGGAGGTTGTCTCCCATGTACAGGGGCTCGAGCTTCTTGATGGAGTAGGACGGCTCGGAGATCCGCAGCGAATGCCGGGCGGTGGCGTAGAGGTCCACCAGAAGGCCGTCGCGGAGCCAGTTGTCCACGATGTCCTCGCCGGCGAGGTGCGTGACGGACAGGTTCCGCAGCGCCGATTTCTCGTAGGCGGCGTAGTGGTAGACGTGCATGTCCGGATACTTGGCGCGGCGCTCTTCGACGTAGGCGAGGAAGTCCAGGAAGGCCTGCCGCTCCTCGTTGCGCGAATGCGCCCAGAAGGGCCGGAACACGGGCTTGTCGGCGGCGTGGGCGTCAGCAGCGTCACCGTCAAACACAGGCGCCTCGATGACGCCGAACAGGTACTCCAGCCCCCACTTGCCGGTGGCGGGGTCCTGCCAGAGGGGATCGCCCTCGAAGTCGAAGAAGATGTCGCCGGGACTGGGTTTCGGAATCTCTGCCAGGGCGTTCTCCGGCAGCACCTTGAACGTGACGGTGTGCTCCTCGCCGTCCTTGGCGAAGGTGCGGGAACCGTCCGGAACGTCCCGGCCCAGCTGCATCCTGGCCTGGTCGCGGAGCCGGGCCACCGAGCCGGTGGCCTTGCTGAGCGGGAGATCCGCCAGAGCGTCGATGGTGGTGATGTGATCGGCGATGAGTTTCTTCCGCCGGAGAGTGGTCATGCCGCCCACCATCAGGAGGTCCCGGTGGGACTGGACCTGCTCGGCGCAGTAGTTGCACCGCCCGCAGAACGCGACGCCGGGCTGTTGCCACTGCACCGCAGAACCGGCCTCCCGGTGGGCGGTGGTCAGGGTGCGGAAGCGGTCGCGGCGCTCGCGGAAGACCGGCAGGAGGTCCGGCAGGGAGTGGTGGCTGCGGACGTAATCGCCGTCCACCACGGCGCCCAGCACCAGCGTGACCCGGGGCGACGGGTCCAGGCCCATGCCGATGAGCTGGTCGCCGTAGGCGGCGAGCTGCAGGAGAGCGCCAACCTTGGCGTGCCGTGCCAGCTTGGTGTCCCAGACCTCATAGCGCCCCGGGTTTCCGGTGCCGGCGGCCTCGTTGACGATGAAGTCGGCGTAGCCCAGGAACTCGCCGTCGAAGAAGGTTGCCTGGAAAACGACGTCGGCTCCGGCTCGGAGCGCCAGTTCCGTTTCGGCGTGCTTGGCCAGCAGCTCGCCGCGCGTGTTTTCCCCGCGCTTGATCGAGTACACCCCGGCCCCGCGGCTGGCGTCCCAAGCGCCGTACTGCGCGATCAGGCCGGCCAGGACCTTGGCCTCGTGCTTGTCACCGAGCGCCCCGGCACGGCGCTGCATTTCGTCGTCGGGAAACTGCGCCTTGGGGGTCCGGCCCAGTTTCTCGTCCAGGACGCGGAGCGTGCGGTACTCACATTCGCTGGCGGCCACCAGGTCGCTGGCGGAAAACACCAGGTCCTGCGGCGCGCCGGAACCGGAATCCGCCCGGCGGGGATCAGCGAGGCGCGGATCAACAGTACCGGGATCAGCGCTGGCTGGATCGAGCAGAAACACGGGGCCTCCCCATTGACGTGCCTGGCCGGAGGACAGTTCCCCTGACGCTGGTTTGAATCTAGCAAGAGGGGCTGACAATCAGGCCCCGGCTACTCCTGGGCTGCCCGGACCTGGGCCTGGTCGTGCTCGGCGCGGGCTTTGCGGAGGAGGTCCATAAATTCGGTTTCGTTGCGGATGAGCCGTTTGTACTTCTCCGGAAGCTTGCGGATTTGGTCTTCCTCGCGGACCATCCTGGCGAAGATCAGGTCGCGCTCGGCGATGTCCGTCTCGTAGTTGAGGTCCAGGTATTCGGTGGCGTGCCGCCTTGCTCCGGACACAGCGTTCTTGGCCTTGCCTTTGGGGCTGAAGATCGAGGCCAGGACGGTGACCGCCAGGACGCCCAGGATCACGGTCAGGGAAACGCCGGTGCTGACTTCGATGACGTTGACGTGCCCGCCGTCGTTGATGAACGGCAGCGTGTTCTCGTGCAGGGCATGCAGGATGAGCTTGACGCCGATGAAGCCGAGGATGGCGGCGAGACCGTAGGCAAGGAAGATTAGCCGGTCCAGCAGTCCGTCGATCAGGAAGAAGAGCTGGCGCAGGCCCATGAGCGAGAACGCGGTGGCCGTGAAGACGATGAAGACGTTCTGCGTGAGGCCGAAGATGGCGGGGATGGAGTCCAGTGCAAACAGGATGTCGGTGCCGCCAATGGCCAACATCACCAGGAGCATCGGGGTGAGGACGCGTTTGCCGTTCTCCTGGGTGAAGAGTTTGTCGCCATCGTAATGGGCCGACGCCGGGAGGTACTTCTTGGCGAGCCTGACCACCAGGCCTTCGGCGTCTTCGTCGTGGCCGTCGGGCTTGAGCAGGTTCCCCGCGGTGATCAGCAGGATGAGTCCAAAGAGGTAGAACACCCAGGCGAAGGTGTTGATCAAAGCGGCGCCAAGGAAAATGAACGCCGTCCGGGCGATCAGCGAAAATACGATGCCGAAGAGCAGCACCTTCTGCTGGTCCGCGCGGGGGACCTTGAAGCTGGCCATGATGATCAGGAACACAAAGAGGTTGTCCACGGACAGGGCCTTCTCCGTGATGTACCCGGCGAAGTACTCGGTGCCCATGGTGGTGCCGCCGAACCACAGTACGCCCAGGCCAAAGAGGAGGGCGATCCCCACGTAGATGGAGGACCAGATGGCCGATTCCTTCAATGAGGGCGTGTGGGCTTTCCGGACATGGAAGAAGAAATCGAAGGCCAGCAGGCCCACGATTCCTGCGATGGTCAAGGTCCAGACAAAGGGAGGGACGTCCATCTGTCCACCCTACCTAGGCGTTTGCCGTTAGTCCTGCTTGACTTGGATAACCCCCTGAACAAGGGTGGACTGGGACCGTCAAACCGCTGAAAACCGGTGCGTTGACGGTGAGGGCTTGAACCAAGGAGAGTGCAACGTGGCACGCAAGAACCCGCACGTGGAAGAGGCCAACGAGGCTGACATCGAGGTCAGCGGCCACCCCAAGACGTGGGCCGCCGGAGTCCCGGGCGTCTACCACTCGTTGGAGCCGGCCGTGCAGCACATGGGCCTGGTCAGGACCGGGAAAACCCTGCTCGCCCTGAACCAGAAGGACGGTTTCGACTGTATGAGCTGCGCGTGGCCGGACCCGGGGCACCGCAAGACGTTCGAGTTCTGCGAAAACGGCGCCAAGGCTGTCACCTGGGAGGCCACTCCGGTGGTGATCGGTTCCGAATTCTGGGCCGAGAACCCGGTCAGTGACCTGCGGCAGCGGTCCGAGTACTGGCTGGGGATGCAGGGGCGCCTCACCGAGCCTGTCCACAAGCCGGCGGGGGAGGACCACTACCGGCCGGTCAGCTGGGAGCAGGCGTTCACCATCGTCTCCGACAAGCTCAAGGGGCTGCCGAGCCCGGACCAGGCCGCCTTCTACACCAGCGGCCGAACCTCCAACGAGGCCGCGTTCCTCTACCAGCTGTTTGTCCGGGCCTACGGGACCAACAACCTGCCGGACTGCTCCAACATGTGCCACGAGTCCTCTGGCTGGGCCATGGGCCAGACCATCGGCATCGGCAAGGCCACCATCTCCTACGATGACTTCGCCAAGGCGGACCTGATCATCGTGATGGGCCAGAACCCGGGCACCAACCACCCTCGGATGCTGACCGCGCTGGAGGAAGCCAAGGAGGCGGGAGCCAACATTGTGGCCGTGAATCCGCTGCCGGAAGCGGGCCTGATGCGCTACAAGAACCCGCAGAAGGTCAAGGGGATCATTGGCCGCGGCACGGAGATCGCCGACCAGTTCCTGCAGGTCCGCATCGGCGGGGATATGGCCCTGCTCCAGGCCGTCTCCAAGCGGGTCCTGGACGCCGAAGCTGCGAATCCGGGCACGGTGCTGGACCACCCGTTCCTCGCCGAACACTGCGAAGGTCTGGAGGAGCTTCGCGAGCACCTTTCCCAGCTGGACGAAGCTGCCGTGCTGGCGGCCACCGGCCTGCGGACCGAGGATATCGACGAGCTCGCGGACCGCTATCTCAGGGCGGAGAAGGTGATCATCACCTGGGCCATGGGCATCACCCAGCACAAGAAGGGCGTGGCCACCATCAAGGAGATCATCAACCTCCTGCTGCTCCGGGGCAACATCGGCAAGCCCGGCGCGGGAGCCTCTCCCATCCGCGGTCACAGCAACGTCCAGGGCGACCGCACCATGGGCATCTGGGAGCAGATGCCGCCGGCATTCCTGGACGCCCTCGGCAAGGAATTCAGCTTCGAACCGCCGCGCGAACACGGCGTCGACGCCGTCGAAACCATCAGGCAAATGCGCGACGGCGGCATCAAGGTTTTCGTGGCCATGGGCGGTAACTTCGTGGGAGCCATTTCGGACACCCACGCGGCGTTTGCGGCCATGGAGAACACCGAGCTCTCGGTCCAGATTTCCACCAAACTCAACCGCTCGCACACGGTCACCGGCGCCGAGGCGCTGATCCTGCCCACGATGGGCCGCACGGAGATTGACATGCAGGAATCGGGTCCGCAGTTTGTGTCCGTGGAGGACACGGTCTGCGCCGTGCATGCCTCACACGGGACGGTGGAGCCGGTGGCGCCGGGCCTGCTGTCCGAAGTGGCAATCGTCAGCAGGCTGGCCCAAAAAGTGGTGGGTGACTCCGTGCAGGCGGACTGGGCCGGGTTCGAGAAGAACTACGACCTCATCCGGGACCACATCTCGCACGTGGTCAGCGGCTGCGAGGACTACAACGGGAAGATCCGGCAGGACGGCGGTTTTGTGCTCCCGAACGGGCCACGGGATTCGCGGACGTTCACCACCCCGACGGGCAAGGCCATGCTCACCGTCAACGAGCTCGAACATATGGAGCGGCCGGCCGGAACACTGATCCTGCAGAGCATGCGCTCGCACGACCAGTTCAACACCACCATCTACGGCAACAACGACCGCTACCGGGGCATCAAGAAGGGCCGCGAAGTGGTGTTCGTCAGCCCCGGGGACCTCGCCGAACTGGGACTCGGCGACGGGCAGCACGTGGATATCCACGGCGTGTACCAGGACAACGTGGAGCGGGTGCTGCGGAACTTCCGGGTGGTCTCCTACCCCACGGCGGCCGGCTGCGCGGCAGCCTACTACCCTGAGGCCAACGTGCTGGTGCCGCTGGACAGCGTGGCCGAGGGCAGCCAGACGCCGGCGTCGAAGGAAGTGATCGTCCGGCTGGAGCCCGTAGCCGGTGGTTGAGCATGTCGAAACCCGCTACTGACCGGTGTCCGCCCAGCCCCAGCCGCCGGGCCGCCGTCGTGCCCGTCCTCGCACAGCCGGAAGGCGACGTCGGCCGCCTGGGTGACTGCCGCCGTCGACTTTTCCTTGGATCCGGCGCTGCCGTTGCCGGCGGCGAGCCCTGCGGCGTAACCCACCAGGAACGTGGTGACCGGTGCAGCCGCATGGATCACCGAGCCGGCAGACTTCCTGGCCAGGTCAAGGAGGAGTTCCTGATCCACCTCCAGGTCCAGGATCTGCAGTGCCTGGGCCAGTCGCTGGGTCCACTGGTCCAGGACCTGGGCTTCGTTCTCGTCAACAGTCATGTTCGCTCCTAGGTTGCCGGTTCGCTGCTGGTGGGCGGCAGGGGGAGTCCTTGCCCATTGCCCACGACACTACAAGGCCTGGGCGGCTGCGTCACCGGCTGCGGCAGCGTCCTTGACACTCCGGTTTGCCCTGAGGAATATCGAAGGTGCCGGGGCAGCTGGCGGTCTCTTGGGAGTTCAGTTGCTGACCGGCCCCGTGAAGGGACGTGGGATGCAGGCAGCCGCTCATGGTTTCAGCTCCTTCGGCCTTGCGGTCGCCGTGGCAGCGGCCGCGCTGGTGGCCTCGCTCGCAGGCTGCACCGGCGCCCCGGATCCGCCAGATCAGCAGTCCCCGACTGTTCAATCCACGACGGCGGCGTCCGCCACTGCCCGGGCGCCGCGGGCTTTTGTGGGAGTGCTGGAAAAGTACAGCGCGGAAATGCGTGCAGGGGGAGCGACGGCCGTCATCATCCAGCTGAAGTCAAGGCTGGGCGAATGGTCCTCGGCCGAAGGCGTCCGCAGCCTTGAAACCCAGGAACCCGTGCAGTTGACGGACCAGACCCATATCGGCGACATCACCACCACCATGGTGGCGGTGTCCGTCATGAAGCTGGTGGAGGAAGGAAAAGTCCAGCTGGATGACCCTATCCAGAAGTACCTGCCGGACTTCGAGAACGTCATCAAGCCGCCTGGACCCATCACCATACGCAGCCTCCTCAGCCACCGGTCCGGGATGCCCGACTATTGGGTATCGCCCATTCACATGGGTGACGGGCCCTTCACCCATGAACAACGTGTGTCGTTCGTTGCGGGCATGCCCTGGACCGGCGGATCGGGCAGCCTGTACAGCTACTCCGCCACGAATTATTCGGCGTTAGCCCTCCTCGTCGAGAAGCTGCGGGGCAAGGACATCGGAGCGGTCATTCACGACGACAACGTGGTGCCCTTGGCGCTGCAGGACACCCTGATGACGGGGGAGGAGCCGGGCCCGCAGCGGATGCTCCACGGCTACACGCGGACGGAAACCGGCGAGCTGGAGGACAAGGCCCTAGTTCCGTTCCACAACGGTTCCCCCGACACCGGGATGATTTCCACCGTCCCGGAACTCAACACCTATTTCGCCGCCCTGCAGAAAGGGACCCTGCTGACGCTCCAAAGCGTGCAGGAGATGCATCATCCGAAGTACGAAACGTTCGGGCTTGGCCTTGTGAGGCAGTACGACGAGTGCTCCAACAACGACTATTTCGGCCATGTCGGTGTGGTGCGGGGATACGCGGCACTCGCGCTGATCAGCGCAGACGGGTCCCGGCAGGTGGCCATGGCGGTGGCCCGTGAACCCGTCCCGGACCCGGTTGGTTTCGAAGACTGGCGGTCGCTCGAGATGGCCGAAGCAGCCGTGAACGCGCTCAACCTTGCCTGTTAGCGGGAGACGAAATAACGGCGGGGGTACCGAGGTTAGGCTGTACGAGAAGCCGAACCGAGGAGATCCCGTGCACGATGTCACCATCCGCCACAACCCGGAGCGCCAGCGCTTCGAAGTGCTGACCGGCGGGAACGTCATTGGTAAAGCCGTGTACAAGGAGTACGACGGCGGCGGCTCGCCGCAGCGGATTTTCTACCACACGGTGATCAATGAGGAATACGGCGGCCAGGGACTTGCGGGCAAGCTCGCCAAGGTGGCGCTCAATGAAACGGTTGACGAGGGCCGCGCCATCGTCCCGGTCTGCCCCTTCATCAAGAAGTACGTCCGCAAGCACCCGGATTATGCGGCGGCCGCGGTGGCCATCACGCCGGCGCACCTGGAGTTCCTGAACACCGCCTTGGCCCCGCGGGCCCGGGCGTAGCAGTCAGTTGCCGGCCGCGCTCAGCCGAGCCGTGCGTTGACCGCGGAACCCTGGGAAAAGCGCACGGGGTGCGATGCCGCCGCCGGGCTTATCGTGGAGGTATGGACTCGCCAAAGGTGCAGCTGTATTTGGATATCACCGCTAAAGGCCTGTGCCTGCTGGGCGTTGCGCTGATGATCTTCGGCCAGGGTGGATGGTTCTATGTGGGTGTCGCAACCGTGGTCCTGGGCGTGCTGTTCATCGGCGCCTCGCTGATGGCCACCCGCAACCTGCGGCACAGGGGATGGGACGGCAGGAACCGGCCAACCGCCGGATAGCCCGCCCCACCCCCTCGCTTGCGCGTCCCTAGGCCTGGGCCGGGTCCAATGGCAGGGGAACGATCGGCTGGTCGTTGGCCGTCAGGTCGATGCCCATGTCCTTGGCGAAGACCAGCCGGGTGTCCTTGTAGATTCCGGGGTGGTTCTCATCCAGCTCAAAGACCCGGGCGCCGCGCAGGCGGTTCCGTTCAGCGCCGGGGAGCCCATAGGCGCCGAATCCGGTTCCGGGGGCGTAGCCGAGCTGCACCCCGTAGTAGTTGCCCACGTAGGTATTGACGTGATCGTGGCCCACAAAGTAGCCGAGCACATCCCCGCGTTCCAGGAAGGCGCTGAACAGGCCGGAGTTGATGGGGCCGGGGCACTCGTCCTCGTTCCGTTCGCCGACGATGTTGTGCTTCGTCAGGGCCCGGGTGTGATCGGCGTCCGTCCGCGAGTCGAGGCTGGCGAACCACATGTTGCGGTGCTCGTGGAGCGCGATGTGGCCCCACATGAGGGAGGGGACCTTCTTGCCGTACTTCTGCTCCGTGGCGATGGACAGGTTGCGGTACCAGGTGACCTGGTCCATGCGTACCCAGTCCCAGTCGG
Proteins encoded in this window:
- a CDS encoding YceI family protein — protein: MTLPSGLTSGVWTLDMSHSEIGFTVRHAGISKVRGRFTDASAEARVGSSLADASLHATVKTASFDSGDANRDGHVKGADFFDVEEYPEMTFRATAVEGDGEDYTLTGDLTIRGITKPVELEVEFTGVAVDPFGATRAGFSAECEISRKEFGLTWNAALEAGGLLVSDKVKINVEAALVKQS
- a CDS encoding bifunctional RecB family nuclease/DEAD/DEAH box helicase, with the translated sequence MFSASDLVAASECEYRTLRVLDEKLGRTPKAQFPDDEMQRRAGALGDKHEAKVLAGLIAQYGAWDASRGAGVYSIKRGENTRGELLAKHAETELALRAGADVVFQATFFDGEFLGYADFIVNEAAGTGNPGRYEVWDTKLARHAKVGALLQLAAYGDQLIGMGLDPSPRVTLVLGAVVDGDYVRSHHSLPDLLPVFRERRDRFRTLTTAHREAGSAVQWQQPGVAFCGRCNYCAEQVQSHRDLLMVGGMTTLRRKKLIADHITTIDALADLPLSKATGSVARLRDQARMQLGRDVPDGSRTFAKDGEEHTVTFKVLPENALAEIPKPSPGDIFFDFEGDPLWQDPATGKWGLEYLFGVIEAPVFDGDAADAHAADKPVFRPFWAHSRNEERQAFLDFLAYVEERRAKYPDMHVYHYAAYEKSALRNLSVTHLAGEDIVDNWLRDGLLVDLYATARHSLRISEPSYSIKKLEPLYMGDNLRSGDVKDAGASVVAYAGYCAARDDGDAATAAHILASISDYNEYDCLSTLRLRDWLLGLRGTSASRAPSTGTADDGGRPAPSAAAAPPPIPEPEPTPEERRLQAYLAGLPDNRPWTNDERAIAMVAAATGYHRRERKQFWWEHFDRAESEIDHWSEHRNVFVVDTAEILTDWELAKPTARMRTRTLRLTGVMSEGSEFKPGSTWCRLYDSPVPDGLDDPLGTTTGRGFTFGTLVTAVEDHPRVAGQTMITIEERETGKVPAYPHIPVALTEDQPIRTASIEAALAELAQRVGASVPVLPEHPGVDILRKLPPRFQSMPGPAAVGKDVAGAADYATAITATLLDLDHSYLAVQGPPGTGKTYVGSHVIARLVEQGWKIGVVGQSHAVVENMLCTAIETAGVDPARVAKKLAAPHPVLWHRTSDDDVAALLASPGGCLVGGTAWTMTGRSVPAGSLDLLVIDEAGQFSLANTVAVARAAKRLLLLGDPQQLPQVTQGSHPEPVDESALGWLAAGHATLPGELGYFLADSWRMHPDLCRAVSVLSYDGKLEAAPAASLRSLAELPAGVETVFVDHSGNTKSSAEEAAEVVRQAQRHIGLKWLPGDDKPARPLTPEDILAVAAYNAQVQLIRQALHDAGLPGVRVGTVDKFQGQEAPVVLVSMACSAVAEAPRGAEFLLNRNRINVAVSRGQWRAVIIRSPELTNYMPAKPAGLEELGAFIGLSAGIHSVLTHSRATPQAAPKKTSPTSA
- a CDS encoding FdhF/YdeP family oxidoreductase, with product MARKNPHVEEANEADIEVSGHPKTWAAGVPGVYHSLEPAVQHMGLVRTGKTLLALNQKDGFDCMSCAWPDPGHRKTFEFCENGAKAVTWEATPVVIGSEFWAENPVSDLRQRSEYWLGMQGRLTEPVHKPAGEDHYRPVSWEQAFTIVSDKLKGLPSPDQAAFYTSGRTSNEAAFLYQLFVRAYGTNNLPDCSNMCHESSGWAMGQTIGIGKATISYDDFAKADLIIVMGQNPGTNHPRMLTALEEAKEAGANIVAVNPLPEAGLMRYKNPQKVKGIIGRGTEIADQFLQVRIGGDMALLQAVSKRVLDAEAANPGTVLDHPFLAEHCEGLEELREHLSQLDEAAVLAATGLRTEDIDELADRYLRAEKVIITWAMGITQHKKGVATIKEIINLLLLRGNIGKPGAGASPIRGHSNVQGDRTMGIWEQMPPAFLDALGKEFSFEPPREHGVDAVETIRQMRDGGIKVFVAMGGNFVGAISDTHAAFAAMENTELSVQISTKLNRSHTVTGAEALILPTMGRTEIDMQESGPQFVSVEDTVCAVHASHGTVEPVAPGLLSEVAIVSRLAQKVVGDSVQADWAGFEKNYDLIRDHISHVVSGCEDYNGKIRQDGGFVLPNGPRDSRTFTTPTGKAMLTVNELEHMERPAGTLILQSMRSHDQFNTTIYGNNDRYRGIKKGREVVFVSPGDLAELGLGDGQHVDIHGVYQDNVERVLRNFRVVSYPTAAGCAAAYYPEANVLVPLDSVAEGSQTPASKEVIVRLEPVAGG
- a CDS encoding TerC family protein encodes the protein MDVPPFVWTLTIAGIVGLLAFDFFFHVRKAHTPSLKESAIWSSIYVGIALLFGLGVLWFGGTTMGTEYFAGYITEKALSVDNLFVFLIIMASFKVPRADQQKVLLFGIVFSLIARTAFIFLGAALINTFAWVFYLFGLILLITAGNLLKPDGHDEDAEGLVVRLAKKYLPASAHYDGDKLFTQENGKRVLTPMLLVMLAIGGTDILFALDSIPAIFGLTQNVFIVFTATAFSLMGLRQLFFLIDGLLDRLIFLAYGLAAILGFIGVKLILHALHENTLPFINDGGHVNVIEVSTGVSLTVILGVLAVTVLASIFSPKGKAKNAVSGARRHATEYLDLNYETDIAERDLIFARMVREEDQIRKLPEKYKRLIRNETEFMDLLRKARAEHDQAQVRAAQE
- a CDS encoding acylphosphatase — its product is MSFSWRRDDSGRDNPGRDNLRRDNGDIRLSARVFGVVQGVGFRFWTMGKADELALKGVVRNLDDGSVSIVAEGPEQQIQKLLDWLRSEKAPGRVERVEESISAADGSFRDFRAR
- a CDS encoding glycosidase, giving the protein MAKSIADNTDLRLKTVLHVLTEGVWSGGSLNAGEVLAEATARVPFSDHEATLLSGGIPRGHKTLTSATAKLVKAGWLVKGRSGWTITDDGMRATVAFPDADSFATALDAGTPVPADVAIPPAPAPAAAAAPAAKAAPAKKAPAKRTPAKKAADAVGKAAKAIEDAVEPVVKAVRSRKAAPTAAAKAATKAAPKAKAEAPAVETFPQPGAVAVAGDFNTILGAPENWAPQYDEAQLTLDALDQLWKISADLPAGSYTFKIALNRSWDENYGAFGTFDGPNHELHHDGGTVTIRYDHRTRDITIN